From a single Nostoc sp. MS1 genomic region:
- a CDS encoding ABC-F family ATP-binding cassette domain-containing protein, protein MSIITLQSVKKDFGIKEILKDASFSLDATDKVGLIGTNGSGKSTLLKMIAGLEPVDSGQIITNSGSKIIYLPQQPDLDENHTVLEQIFADSGEQMSLVREYEELSDKLAHYPEDSQLMSRLSVVMQRMDATGAWELETNAKIILSKLGITDFDALIGSLSGGYRKRIALATALLSDPDVLLMDEPTNHLDALSVEWLQSYLNRFRGALFLITHDRYFLDKVTNRIIEIDRGDIYSYAGNYSYYLEKKALAEESAVSTQRKHQGVLRRELEWLKRGPKARSTKQKARIQRVHAMRETQFKQAQGKVDISTVGRRIGKKVIDISNISKAYNERTLIKDFTYEFSPEDRIGIIGGNGAGKSTLMNIITGRVEPDSGNVDIGSTIHIGYFDQHSEELLSALDENQRVIDYIKEEGEFVQIADGTKITASQMLERFLFPGNQQYAPIHKLSGGEKRRLFLLRILISAPNVLILDEPTNDLDVQTLAVLEDYLEDFNGCVIVVSHDRYFLDRTVDTIFALEEGGNLRQYPGNYSVYLDYKKAEEAQQTTANTKEKTKNSPETKVTSQTKDIETKKQRRLSNWEKREFDQLEGKIAALEDEKAQAEQALAKVSPGNYTQVQKLYDQIEALKGAIDAATERWLELAEIESSENG, encoded by the coding sequence ATGAGCATCATCACCCTACAATCAGTTAAAAAAGACTTTGGAATTAAAGAAATTTTAAAAGATGCTAGCTTTAGTTTAGATGCTACCGATAAAGTTGGCTTAATAGGTACAAATGGCTCTGGTAAATCAACCTTATTAAAAATGATTGCCGGACTAGAACCTGTTGATAGTGGACAAATTATCACTAACTCCGGTTCCAAAATAATTTACCTTCCCCAACAACCAGACTTAGATGAAAACCACACAGTTTTAGAACAGATTTTCGCAGACAGTGGCGAACAAATGTCCCTAGTACGTGAGTATGAAGAACTATCAGATAAACTCGCTCACTACCCAGAAGATAGCCAATTAATGTCTCGCCTTTCTGTTGTCATGCAACGCATGGACGCTACAGGCGCTTGGGAGTTAGAAACCAACGCTAAAATTATCCTCAGCAAATTAGGAATTACCGACTTTGATGCCCTCATTGGGAGTTTATCTGGTGGCTATCGTAAACGCATCGCCTTAGCAACAGCTTTGCTTTCTGATCCAGATGTTTTACTCATGGATGAGCCAACAAACCATCTTGATGCTTTATCTGTAGAGTGGTTACAAAGCTATCTTAACCGCTTTCGTGGTGCATTATTCCTCATCACCCACGATCGCTACTTCCTAGATAAAGTCACCAACCGTATCATCGAAATCGATAGAGGCGATATTTACAGCTACGCAGGTAATTACTCATACTACCTGGAAAAGAAAGCCTTAGCCGAAGAATCAGCCGTGAGTACGCAACGCAAACATCAGGGAGTATTGCGGCGAGAATTAGAATGGCTTAAGCGCGGCCCCAAAGCCAGAAGTACCAAACAAAAAGCCCGTATTCAGCGCGTCCACGCCATGCGCGAAACCCAGTTTAAACAAGCTCAAGGTAAAGTAGATATTTCCACAGTCGGCCGTCGCATTGGCAAGAAAGTTATCGACATCAGTAACATTTCCAAAGCCTACAATGAACGCACCTTAATTAAAGATTTTACCTACGAATTTAGCCCAGAAGACCGCATCGGCATCATTGGCGGTAACGGCGCAGGTAAGTCCACCTTAATGAACATTATTACTGGGCGTGTAGAACCAGATTCCGGTAATGTAGACATTGGTTCAACCATTCATATCGGTTATTTCGACCAACATTCAGAGGAATTACTCTCAGCTTTAGATGAAAATCAGCGCGTGATTGACTACATTAAAGAGGAAGGGGAATTTGTCCAAATAGCTGATGGTACAAAAATTACTGCGTCCCAAATGTTAGAAAGATTCCTATTCCCAGGAAATCAGCAGTACGCGCCAATTCATAAATTATCAGGTGGTGAAAAACGTCGCTTATTCCTCCTGCGTATTCTCATTAGCGCACCCAACGTCTTAATTTTAGACGAACCAACCAACGATTTAGATGTGCAAACACTAGCGGTATTGGAAGATTACTTAGAAGACTTTAATGGTTGTGTTATTGTAGTATCTCACGATCGCTACTTTTTAGACCGCACAGTTGATACAATATTTGCCTTGGAAGAGGGTGGCAACCTGCGACAATATCCGGGTAATTACTCAGTCTACCTAGATTACAAAAAAGCCGAAGAAGCTCAACAAACAACAGCCAACACTAAAGAAAAGACAAAAAATTCTCCAGAAACAAAAGTTACATCGCAAACTAAAGATATAGAAACCAAAAAGCAGCGTAGACTTTCCAATTGGGAAAAGCGGGAATTTGACCAGCTAGAGGGCAAAATTGCCGCCTTAGAGGACGAAAAAGCCCAAGCCGAGCAAGCACTAGCTAAAGTCTCTCCCGGTAATTATACTCAAGTACAAAAACTCTACGACCAAATTGAAGCGCTCAAAGGGGCAATTGATGCAGCCACAGAACGCTGGTTGGAATTAGCTGAGATAGAGTCTTCCGAGAATGGGTGA
- the purT gene encoding formate-dependent phosphoribosylglycinamide formyltransferase, translated as MIKATKLPQKLMLLGSGELGKEFVIAAQRLGNYVIAVDRYANAPAMQVADCCEVISMLSADDLEEVVTKHQPNFIIPEIEAIRTEKLQEFEARGITVIPTAAATNYTMNRDRIRELAHAELGIRTAKYGYAVTLEELIAVSDKIGFPNVVKPVMSSSGKGQSVVGTKDEVEKAWNYAIANSRGDSQKVIVEEFINFEIEITLLTIKQWDNPTIFCSPIGHRQERGDYQESWQPAAISEDKIIEAQDIAKKVTDALGGAGIFGVEFFITKDEVIFSELSPRPHDTGMVTLISQNLNEFELHLRAILGLPIPKIEQLGASASAVILASEKLAAVAFTGVAEALAEPDVDIRLFGKPTAHPYRRMGVALAKAENVEAAREKATVAASKVHIISS; from the coding sequence ATGATTAAGGCGACTAAGCTACCCCAGAAACTAATGTTATTGGGGTCAGGGGAATTGGGCAAGGAATTTGTCATTGCGGCTCAACGTTTGGGAAATTATGTCATAGCCGTTGACCGCTACGCCAACGCCCCAGCTATGCAGGTCGCTGACTGTTGTGAAGTCATATCGATGCTTAGTGCTGATGATCTAGAGGAGGTAGTAACTAAGCATCAGCCCAATTTTATTATACCAGAGATTGAAGCTATAAGAACCGAGAAATTACAGGAGTTTGAAGCACGAGGCATCACTGTAATTCCCACGGCTGCCGCTACAAACTATACAATGAACCGTGATCGCATCAGGGAATTAGCTCATGCGGAATTAGGTATTAGAACGGCGAAATATGGCTACGCCGTCACCTTAGAAGAATTGATTGCAGTTTCTGATAAAATAGGCTTTCCTAACGTAGTTAAACCTGTAATGTCCTCCTCTGGTAAAGGACAATCGGTAGTAGGGACAAAAGACGAAGTAGAGAAAGCTTGGAATTATGCGATCGCTAATTCTCGTGGTGACAGTCAAAAGGTCATCGTTGAAGAATTTATCAACTTTGAAATCGAAATCACCCTCCTGACTATTAAACAATGGGATAATCCCACAATTTTCTGTTCACCCATCGGACACCGCCAAGAAAGAGGCGATTATCAAGAATCTTGGCAACCAGCCGCCATCAGTGAAGATAAAATCATAGAAGCCCAAGACATAGCCAAAAAAGTCACCGATGCTTTAGGTGGTGCTGGTATATTTGGCGTAGAATTTTTCATTACCAAAGACGAAGTAATCTTTTCCGAACTATCACCCCGTCCCCACGATACGGGAATGGTGACATTAATCTCGCAAAACTTGAACGAATTTGAATTACATTTACGAGCAATTTTAGGCTTACCCATTCCCAAAATAGAACAGTTGGGCGCTTCAGCCAGTGCCGTAATTTTAGCATCAGAAAAATTAGCTGCAGTAGCCTTTACAGGAGTAGCCGAAGCCTTAGCCGAACCAGATGTAGACATCAGACTATTTGGTAAACCCACAGCACACCCTTACCGCCGCATGGGTGTAGCCTTAGCCAAAGCCGAGAACGTGGAAGCAGCCAGGGAGAAAGCCACAGTCGCCGCGAGTAAGGTTCATATTATTAGTTCGTAG
- a CDS encoding 6-pyruvoyl-tetrahydropterin synthase-related protein, which yields MKEKTRWQRLSTKTTDIFFQLHKSSYFVEGGIVLLLVLATVILNFRMIKDGLNGHADIKWHLTWIQHFSRQLAEGIWYPRWLAGTNYGYGSPTFVFQPPLVFYLGSLLKFSGLDAQNTIIFLFSLALFLSGLTFYIYGRKKWGIFASLVGALAYMTAPYLAFDINWRGGLASIFVQALIPLIWHSTEQSLSYSKSRLTLAIAWTATALTHVPSLLLCAVVWLPYTLLALLKKPWKSVVSTLITAGIGLGMASIFLLPAVVEKSLINTEFMKGEHGGIAETLIGGGIKLFSSNLIAYIFVHQSLAIAIFTIIAFIGCRIGGGNGREIWHWLIFAISLAFLTSSLSEPIWQSSPTLQNIIFAWRLLAIFSFVGAVLCAVTVREIIKLRPSRKLVLSLGIVGVLLMNFRYTYQLSRQFPTLRNPGRANIEHLKHIQTIINDPYTDKLRDYKGYIPLLKNGSPSPSPVIGEPQISIVNGQAQTQIEQWNSYERLFKITAATPSTIRVRTFYYPAWHLYLNQKPHPIVMSDDGTIKFTLEPGLYEVVLRYQWTPAFIAGVIISILSVFLLTGFVVLIG from the coding sequence ATGAAAGAAAAAACGAGATGGCAGAGATTATCGACTAAAACTACGGACATTTTCTTTCAGCTTCACAAATCGTCTTATTTTGTTGAAGGTGGAATAGTTCTTCTGTTGGTTTTAGCAACTGTCATCCTCAATTTCCGAATGATTAAGGACGGACTCAATGGTCATGCAGATATCAAATGGCATCTGACTTGGATTCAGCATTTTTCTCGACAATTGGCTGAAGGGATTTGGTATCCTCGATGGCTAGCCGGAACCAATTACGGTTATGGTAGCCCCACTTTTGTCTTTCAGCCGCCTTTGGTTTTTTACCTTGGTTCGTTGCTCAAATTCAGTGGGTTGGATGCTCAAAATACTATTATTTTTCTGTTTTCTCTAGCGCTTTTTCTTTCGGGTTTAACTTTTTATATTTATGGTCGTAAGAAATGGGGGATCTTTGCGTCTCTCGTCGGAGCTTTAGCTTATATGACTGCTCCTTATCTAGCTTTTGATATCAACTGGAGAGGGGGACTTGCATCCATATTTGTACAGGCGTTGATTCCATTAATTTGGCACTCAACAGAACAATCTTTGTCCTATTCAAAATCGAGATTAACTTTGGCGATCGCTTGGACAGCGACAGCTCTAACCCATGTACCTAGCCTATTGCTCTGTGCAGTTGTTTGGCTACCCTATACTTTATTAGCTCTGTTAAAGAAACCCTGGAAATCTGTAGTTTCCACTCTGATAACTGCTGGTATTGGTTTAGGGATGGCATCTATATTCTTATTGCCGGCCGTTGTAGAAAAGTCCTTGATTAATACTGAGTTCATGAAAGGAGAACATGGAGGAATTGCCGAAACTCTAATTGGCGGAGGAATCAAGCTTTTTTCTTCTAACTTAATCGCCTATATTTTTGTTCATCAATCATTGGCGATCGCAATCTTCACTATCATTGCTTTTATTGGCTGCCGTATTGGTGGAGGAAATGGCCGGGAAATTTGGCATTGGCTAATTTTTGCAATAAGTCTAGCATTTCTCACAAGTTCCTTATCCGAACCTATTTGGCAATCTAGCCCAACCTTACAAAATATTATTTTTGCCTGGAGATTGTTAGCAATTTTTTCCTTTGTTGGAGCAGTTTTGTGTGCTGTAACAGTTAGAGAAATTATTAAGCTCCGTCCCAGCCGCAAGCTTGTACTATCTTTGGGAATAGTTGGCGTTCTTTTAATGAACTTTAGATATACATATCAACTATCACGCCAATTTCCTACCCTGCGTAACCCAGGTAGAGCCAATATTGAGCATCTCAAACATATTCAAACAATTATCAACGATCCCTATACAGATAAACTCAGAGATTACAAAGGCTACATTCCTTTACTCAAAAATGGTTCCCCATCTCCTAGCCCAGTCATTGGCGAACCACAAATTTCTATTGTTAACGGTCAAGCCCAAACTCAAATCGAACAGTGGAATAGCTATGAGCGATTATTCAAAATAACAGCAGCAACACCTTCAACTATTAGAGTACGAACATTCTACTACCCAGCTTGGCATCTGTATCTCAATCAAAAGCCTCATCCAATTGTTATGTCTGATGATGGAACTATAAAATTTACACTAGAGCCAGGGTTGTATGAAGTGGTGTTACGTTATCAATGGACTCCTGCTTTTATTGCAGGGGTTATTATTAGCATTTTAAGTGTATTTTTATTGACAGGATTTGTTGTTCTGATAGGTTAA
- a CDS encoding IS630 family transposase (programmed frameshift), producing the protein MGSRLRVFLTPKQDKILFNLRTADVPQKVKDRAEVIRLSAHGWYVEKIADHFDWTAQTVREVLHRWEKQGLEGLWEKAGRGGKSRWAEADMAFLEKCLEQEPRTYNSVQLAQKLEQERSVKLSPDWLRQVLKKGVIWKRTRKSHKGKQDKVLQQIKQADLEMLELSAAAGEIDLKYMDESGFCAWSEPSYSYYFRGQQKRLEQSKRRGRRLSIIGFLQPLISFVYGLVIGGVSRKSYIQMMELEALEAQKAGRIRVIVQDNGPIHRCKEVQQLWTKWEEMGLYIFFLPKYCSEMNPIELEWQHLKKNELASQSFEDELDLAYAVIDGVQNRGEKGNYSTQRVKFNSYSSA; encoded by the exons ATGGGCAGCCGTTTAAGGGTATTTCTGACTCCTAAGCAAGATAAAATTTTGTTCAACCTGAGAACGGCAGATGTACCCCAGAAAGTGAAAGACCGAGCCGAAGTGATCAGATTAAGCGCACATGGTTGGTACGTAGAGAAGATAGCAGATCACTTTGACTGGACTGCCCAAACAGTAAGAGAAGTTTTGCATAGATGGGAAAAACAAGGTCTAGAAGGACTGTGGGAGAAAGCAGGGCGGGGAGGAAAATCAAGGTGGGCAGAAGCTGACATGGCGTTCTTAGAAAAATGCTTGGAGCAAGAACCACGTACATATAATAGTGTTCAATTAGCCCAAAAATTAGAGCAAGAACGCTCCGTGAAATTGAGTCCTGACTGGTTAAGGCAGGTACTC AAAAAGGGGGTCATTTGGAAGCGAACTAGAAAAAGCCACAAAGGAAAGCAAGACAAAGTATTGCAGCAAATCAAACAGGCAGACTTAGAGATGTTGGAATTATCTGCTGCTGCTGGAGAAATCGATTTAAAGTATATGGATGAATCAGGGTTTTGTGCCTGGAGTGAACCCAGTTACAGTTACTACTTCCGAGGTCAGCAAAAACGCCTGGAGCAGAGTAAGCGTCGGGGTCGAAGGTTAAGTATTATTGGGTTTCTTCAACCCCTAATTAGTTTTGTGTACGGTCTAGTGATTGGTGGCGTTTCACGCAAATCCTATATTCAAATGATGGAGCTTGAAGCACTTGAAGCCCAAAAAGCAGGTCGTATCAGAGTCATCGTTCAGGACAACGGCCCGATACATCGGTGCAAAGAAGTTCAGCAATTATGGACAAAGTGGGAAGAGATGGGTTTGTACATCTTCTTTTTACCTAAATATTGCTCAGAGATGAATCCAATTGAATTGGAGTGGCAACACCTGAAAAAAAATGAACTAGCTTCTCAAAGTTTTGAGGATGAATTAGACCTTGCCTATGCTGTCATTGATGGAGTTCAAAATAGAGGAGAAAAGGGAAACTACAGTACGCAACGTGTAAAATTTAACTCTTATTCTTCTGCTTAA
- a CDS encoding prohibitin family protein: protein MTKDNWRTTALGILVAILVIVGLNSFIIINPGQAGVLSILGKARDGALMEGIHLKPPFISVIDVYDLTVQKFEVPAESSTKDLQNLSARFAINFRLDPIQVVDVRRKQGTLENIVSKIIAPQTQEAFKIAAARRTVEEAITKRSELKEDFDNALGDRLDKYGIIVLDTSVVDLTFSPEFARAVEEKQIAEQRAQRAVYVAREAEQEAQAEINRAKGKAEAQRLLAETLKAQGGQLVLQKEAIEAWKTGGAQMPRVLVMGGESPNNVPFIFNLGGNTQN, encoded by the coding sequence ATGACTAAAGATAATTGGCGAACTACTGCGTTAGGAATTTTAGTGGCAATTTTAGTGATTGTTGGGTTAAATTCCTTTATTATTATCAACCCAGGACAAGCGGGGGTGCTGAGTATCTTAGGTAAGGCTAGGGATGGTGCTTTAATGGAGGGTATTCACTTGAAACCGCCTTTCATCTCGGTGATTGATGTGTATGATCTAACTGTACAGAAATTTGAAGTGCCAGCAGAAAGTTCTACTAAAGACTTGCAAAATTTGTCTGCTAGATTTGCCATTAACTTTCGTCTTGATCCCATTCAGGTAGTTGATGTGAGAAGAAAGCAAGGAACCTTAGAGAATATTGTCTCAAAAATTATTGCCCCCCAAACGCAAGAAGCATTTAAAATTGCTGCTGCGAGAAGAACAGTAGAAGAAGCAATTACTAAACGTAGTGAATTAAAGGAAGACTTTGATAATGCGTTAGGCGATCGCTTAGATAAATATGGAATAATAGTATTAGATACTAGCGTGGTTGACTTAACTTTCTCGCCTGAATTTGCCAGAGCCGTAGAAGAAAAACAAATCGCTGAACAACGCGCTCAAAGAGCCGTTTATGTAGCGCGAGAAGCTGAACAAGAAGCGCAAGCAGAAATTAATCGAGCCAAAGGAAAAGCAGAAGCCCAAAGACTTTTAGCAGAAACGCTCAAAGCTCAAGGTGGGCAATTAGTGCTGCAAAAAGAAGCCATAGAAGCTTGGAAAACTGGCGGCGCTCAAATGCCAAGAGTGCTAGTTATGGGTGGAGAATCTCCAAATAATGTTCCTTTCATTTTCAATCTGGGGGGAAACACCCAAAATTAA
- a CDS encoding pentapeptide repeat-containing protein — MIMINPHTQDQELRSQSIHFLEQSPAQRLQILQELGLGRFKFLSKIRLNDENIDCVIRFLQNPKEMKFPNLSGADLSNLNLDDVSLIRGNLTEANIQGSSLLNADLIFVNFTKADLRKADLRGATLNGTVWLEALVEECQLGIGNGLTKQQRKELQLRGAKFNHLVEDD; from the coding sequence ATGATCATGATCAATCCTCATACTCAAGACCAAGAACTCCGCTCTCAGTCCATTCATTTTTTAGAACAGAGTCCAGCGCAACGCCTGCAAATTCTCCAAGAATTAGGTCTAGGTCGTTTCAAATTCTTGTCTAAAATTCGATTGAATGATGAGAACATTGATTGTGTAATCCGCTTTCTGCAAAATCCCAAAGAGATGAAATTTCCGAATCTGTCTGGGGCTGATTTGTCTAATTTAAACTTAGATGATGTCAGTTTAATTCGCGGTAACTTAACAGAAGCAAACATACAAGGAAGCAGCCTATTAAACGCCGACCTAATTTTTGTTAATTTCACCAAAGCTGACCTAAGAAAAGCAGATTTAAGAGGCGCAACCCTCAACGGAACTGTTTGGTTAGAAGCCCTTGTGGAAGAATGTCAGCTAGGTATTGGTAATGGTTTAACCAAGCAGCAACGTAAAGAATTACAACTACGTGGAGCTAAATTCAACCATTTGGTTGAAGATGATTAG
- a CDS encoding DNA-methyltransferase — MVDSNKSLNFAQLPVEVVANKQRISKQVLQPLTQGFQLQYSHINGKLYQGNSIDWLKSLESESIDLIFADPPYNIKKADWDNFENQEQYIEWSLQWIKEASRVLKSTGSLYICGFSEILADLKHPASKYFKGCRWLIWHYRNKANLGSDWGRSHESLIHFRKSNTVKINIDDVRIPYGAHTLKYPSHPQAKTSAYGKGATKKRDNWLPNPKGAKPKDVIEIPTTCNGMGETTPHPTQKPEELLRKLVLASSNEGDLVIDPFSGSGTTLVVAEQLNRRWMGCDLNMEYNDWAFQRIENVRRMTKEEWIAFDRKNAERRESIR; from the coding sequence ATGGTCGATTCTAATAAAAGTTTAAATTTTGCACAATTACCTGTTGAGGTGGTGGCTAACAAACAACGAATTAGCAAGCAGGTATTACAACCTTTAACCCAAGGGTTCCAGCTTCAATATTCGCATATTAATGGAAAACTATATCAAGGTAATTCAATTGATTGGCTGAAATCTCTTGAGTCTGAAAGCATCGATTTAATTTTTGCTGATCCACCTTACAACATCAAGAAAGCCGATTGGGATAACTTTGAAAATCAAGAGCAGTACATTGAGTGGTCACTTCAATGGATTAAAGAGGCTTCGCGTGTTCTAAAATCTACAGGTTCTCTTTATATTTGTGGATTTTCGGAAATTTTAGCCGACCTGAAACATCCAGCATCAAAGTATTTTAAAGGTTGTCGTTGGCTCATCTGGCACTATAGAAATAAAGCCAATTTAGGTAGTGATTGGGGTCGTTCACACGAAAGCTTGATACATTTTCGTAAATCTAATACTGTGAAAATAAACATTGATGATGTCAGAATCCCTTATGGAGCGCATACGTTAAAATATCCTTCACATCCACAGGCAAAAACAAGTGCTTACGGAAAAGGCGCAACAAAAAAGCGTGACAATTGGCTACCTAATCCAAAAGGTGCAAAACCTAAAGATGTGATAGAGATTCCTACAACTTGTAATGGTATGGGTGAGACAACACCTCACCCTACTCAGAAGCCTGAAGAGCTATTAAGAAAATTGGTTCTTGCCTCTTCTAATGAAGGCGATTTAGTTATTGATCCATTTTCAGGCTCAGGAACTACTCTTGTGGTCGCCGAACAATTAAATCGACGTTGGATGGGCTGTGATCTGAATATGGAATACAATGATTGGGCGTTTCAACGCATAGAAAATGTTCGGCGCATGACAAAAGAAGAATGGATTGCTTTTGATCGCAAAAATGCGGAAAGAAGAGAGTCTATACGATGA
- a CDS encoding DUF1824 family protein: MTIPNHPNLTIADAKKVLNKFNCLDIAPILKPSEKESVRRALIFITKLSDYQILGICADTAEEGLLAMRTYSHALGYEVPIDLPVVEGPVYIKLNGKNGLCYLDSYAGHHRGVLVSCQSYYEGGINEMYGHLPLDLFV, translated from the coding sequence ATGACAATTCCTAACCATCCCAATCTTACCATTGCCGACGCAAAAAAAGTTCTTAACAAATTTAACTGCTTAGATATCGCCCCGATTCTTAAGCCCTCAGAAAAAGAATCAGTGCGTCGCGCCTTAATTTTCATCACCAAACTTTCCGACTATCAAATATTAGGAATTTGCGCCGACACAGCCGAAGAAGGACTACTAGCCATGCGAACCTATTCTCATGCTTTAGGCTATGAAGTTCCCATCGATTTACCTGTGGTTGAAGGGCCAGTTTACATCAAATTAAACGGCAAAAATGGCTTGTGTTACCTCGATTCCTACGCCGGACATCACCGTGGTGTTCTAGTATCATGCCAATCATATTACGAAGGAGGAATCAACGAAATGTATGGACACCTACCCCTCGACCTTTTCGTTTAA
- a CDS encoding GNAT family N-acetyltransferase: MKSELPIITSDRLLLRIGIQEDIPSILKYFIDNKAYLTPYYPTWAEHFFTVEYWNYQVENNFLEFIHDQSLKLFIFPKKQPTEIIGTINFSNFVKGAAHFCYVGYSLAEAKQGKGYMTEALKGATDYVFQELNLHRVMANYMPHNQRSGNVLKRLGFVVEGYARDYLLINGKWQDHILTSLTNPNWKPYENR, from the coding sequence ATGAAGTCAGAACTACCGATAATTACAAGCGATCGCCTACTATTACGTATAGGTATACAAGAAGATATCCCCAGCATCCTTAAATACTTTATTGATAATAAAGCTTATTTAACCCCATATTACCCTACTTGGGCTGAACATTTTTTCACAGTAGAATATTGGAATTATCAAGTTGAAAATAATTTTTTAGAGTTTATTCACGACCAATCTTTAAAGTTATTCATATTTCCCAAAAAGCAACCAACTGAAATTATTGGCACTATAAATTTTAGTAACTTTGTTAAAGGTGCTGCCCATTTTTGCTATGTAGGCTACAGCCTGGCAGAGGCTAAACAAGGTAAAGGGTATATGACAGAAGCTTTAAAAGGCGCTACTGATTATGTATTCCAAGAGTTAAATCTGCATCGAGTTATGGCCAATTATATGCCCCACAATCAGCGCAGTGGTAATGTACTTAAAAGATTGGGTTTTGTTGTAGAAGGTTACGCTAGAGATTATTTATTAATTAATGGCAAATGGCAAGACCACATTTTAACTAGCCTTACTAACCCCAACTGGAAACCATATGAAAATAGGTAA